A genomic window from Clostridia bacterium includes:
- a CDS encoding phosphate ABC transporter substrate-binding protein — MKRFVTIFLSLLLVLALALTGCSNNQAANTPPAGDGGAGEEPAAGFKAQITFNGSSTLAPVISAIATNFIEENTTWDKVDPSFPAENIAIYVSAGGSGAGVKAVLDGTADFGMLAREIKAEEREKMGDANEFKLGIDALTISVNPENPILTIKDNLTSEELRKIFSGEYKYWDELDASLPHHEIVVVTRDLGGGAHEVFQNAIMGDTQVRADAIQAPSMGALVAKIIENKDAIGYASFGMVNQNLGKLIPLKVDGVEPTEENIINGSYKISRPLIVVKKGALTPEQEAFIKVIKSDAGAAVIEEMGFIPVR, encoded by the coding sequence ATGAAACGGTTTGTGACTATTTTCTTAAGTCTTTTGCTGGTGTTGGCCCTAGCCTTGACCGGCTGCTCCAACAACCAGGCGGCCAACACGCCGCCGGCCGGTGACGGCGGCGCAGGGGAAGAACCGGCGGCCGGCTTCAAGGCCCAGATCACCTTCAATGGTTCCTCCACTTTAGCCCCGGTCATTTCCGCCATTGCCACCAACTTCATCGAGGAGAACACCACTTGGGATAAAGTGGATCCCAGTTTCCCGGCCGAAAACATTGCTATCTATGTTTCCGCCGGTGGATCCGGTGCGGGCGTGAAAGCAGTCCTGGACGGCACCGCTGACTTCGGGATGCTGGCTAGGGAGATTAAAGCGGAAGAACGGGAAAAAATGGGTGATGCCAACGAGTTTAAACTGGGCATCGACGCTTTGACTATTTCCGTCAATCCGGAGAACCCCATTTTGACCATTAAAGATAACTTGACCAGCGAAGAACTGAGGAAAATTTTCTCCGGCGAGTACAAGTACTGGGATGAACTGGACGCCAGCCTGCCGCACCATGAAATCGTAGTGGTCACCAGGGATTTAGGCGGCGGCGCCCATGAAGTCTTCCAAAATGCCATCATGGGGGATACCCAGGTGAGAGCCGACGCCATCCAAGCTCCTTCCATGGGGGCCTTAGTCGCGAAGATCATTGAAAACAAGGACGCCATTGGTTACGCCTCTTTCGGGATGGTGAACCAGAACCTGGGCAAATTAATTCCTTTGAAAGTTGACGGGGTGGAACCGACGGAAGAAAATATTATTAACGGCTCCTATAAGATTTCCAGGCCGCTGATTGTGGTCAAGAAGGGGGCTTTAACTCCGGAGCAAGAAGCTTTCATCAAGGTCATCAAGTCTGATGCCGGGGCCGCCGTGATTGAAGAAATGGGTTTCATTCCTGTAAGATAA
- a CDS encoding histidine triad nucleotide-binding protein, producing the protein MSDCIFCRIAKKELPSEIVYEDEQVIAFKDINPVAPVHILIIPKRHIPDMTAVTEADLGIIGAIHMAAIKIAKDLGIDQSGFRLVNNCKDDGGQVVYHLHYHLLGGRKLGVRL; encoded by the coding sequence ATGTCCGATTGCATTTTCTGCCGTATTGCCAAGAAGGAATTGCCGTCGGAGATCGTCTACGAAGATGAGCAAGTGATCGCTTTTAAAGACATTAATCCGGTAGCACCTGTGCATATCCTCATTATCCCAAAAAGACATATTCCCGACATGACTGCGGTGACCGAAGCTGATTTAGGCATCATCGGCGCCATCCACATGGCGGCCATTAAAATTGCCAAGGACCTGGGCATTGACCAGTCCGGTTTCCGCCTGGTGAACAACTGCAAAGACGACGGCGGCCAGGTGGTGTACCACCTGCATTATCATCTCCTGGGCGGGCGGAAGTTAGGCGTGAGACTCTAA
- a CDS encoding 30S ribosomal protein S21, with product MSEVRVGKNETLDSALRRFKRSCQRAGVLAEARKREHYEKPSVRRKKKSEAARKRRWK from the coding sequence GTGAGTGAAGTACGTGTCGGCAAAAATGAGACTTTAGATTCCGCTCTACGCCGTTTTAAGCGTTCCTGCCAAAGGGCTGGCGTGCTGGCTGAAGCAAGAAAACGTGAACACTACGAAAAACCCAGTGTGAGAAGGAAAAAGAAATCTGAAGCTGCCAGAAAGCGTCGTTGGAAGTAG
- the yqfC gene encoding sporulation protein YqfC, whose translation MAKKKSRVAQKTRQLQEQVVDLLEMPQDVLLDLPKLTMTGRQKLLLENHRGIIEYGLTRVRVKTTAGQLTILGEELLLKNLKPGEMLVEGKISSVTIED comes from the coding sequence ATGGCCAAAAAGAAAAGCCGGGTCGCCCAGAAGACGCGGCAGCTGCAGGAACAGGTGGTAGACCTGCTGGAAATGCCCCAGGACGTGCTGCTGGACTTGCCCAAACTCACCATGACCGGCCGGCAAAAACTGCTGCTGGAAAACCACCGGGGCATCATCGAGTACGGCCTCACGAGAGTGCGCGTAAAAACCACCGCCGGCCAGCTCACCATTTTGGGAGAAGAGCTTTTATTAAAGAACCTGAAACCCGGCGAGATGCTGGTGGAAGGAAAAATTTCCTCCGTCACCATTGAAGATTGA
- the yqfD gene encoding sporulation protein YqfD: MQLRQWPLYWKGYVVILVEGKAPEKFINLCMVKGIQLWDIVPLGKERFLAKVAVSQVKPLRAVARATKARFRIRQKAGVPFAMRKLRRYKAFLSGAVLFIALLYWLSSMIWFIDYSSPEELQELDPQAVLDAAYELGLKPGVFKHSLDTKEIEKALQVRIPRLAWAGIEIQGTRAVIRIVEKKLPSSEMLDERRPGHLVAVKEGVISELLVIDGRPMVQVGDTVTAGQVLISGIVTPDYAADPQGTGGGRPRLVRARGMVRARVWYEGRAEVPLVETGERYTGKEATTVKLAVLDREIILKGPAGPPFTHYHRKEMSHQLVPWRNWQGPVELITTTYLEVEPFRREIGAAEARALALAQALEEVESQLPANCRPVDRSEQVEEGTGGSVRVKVVVEAIEEIAQFQPLT; the protein is encoded by the coding sequence GTGCAGCTGCGACAGTGGCCTTTATACTGGAAAGGATATGTAGTCATCCTGGTGGAAGGTAAAGCACCGGAGAAATTCATCAATTTATGCATGGTAAAGGGTATTCAATTGTGGGATATCGTGCCCCTGGGTAAGGAACGCTTCTTGGCCAAAGTAGCCGTTTCCCAGGTGAAACCATTAAGGGCCGTGGCCCGCGCCACCAAAGCTCGCTTTCGCATCCGGCAAAAGGCCGGTGTTCCTTTTGCCATGCGGAAACTGCGGCGGTACAAAGCTTTTCTGTCCGGGGCGGTGCTGTTTATCGCCCTGCTCTACTGGCTTTCCTCCATGATCTGGTTTATCGATTATTCCAGTCCGGAAGAACTGCAGGAACTGGATCCCCAAGCAGTCCTTGATGCCGCCTACGAACTGGGACTTAAACCCGGTGTCTTTAAGCATTCCCTGGACACTAAAGAAATCGAAAAAGCACTGCAGGTCCGGATTCCCCGGTTGGCCTGGGCGGGTATCGAGATTCAAGGCACCAGGGCCGTTATCCGGATTGTGGAAAAAAAGCTGCCCAGCAGCGAAATGCTGGACGAGCGCCGGCCGGGTCACCTGGTGGCCGTCAAGGAAGGCGTCATCAGCGAGCTGCTGGTCATCGACGGCCGGCCCATGGTCCAAGTGGGCGATACCGTCACCGCCGGCCAGGTATTGATTTCCGGCATTGTCACCCCGGATTATGCCGCCGATCCCCAAGGTACCGGCGGCGGGCGGCCCCGGCTGGTGCGGGCCAGGGGCATGGTTCGGGCCAGGGTATGGTATGAAGGCCGGGCAGAAGTGCCTTTAGTGGAGACAGGGGAAAGGTATACGGGCAAGGAAGCAACCACCGTGAAGCTGGCGGTGCTGGACCGGGAAATCATCCTCAAAGGACCGGCGGGACCGCCTTTTACCCATTATCACCGGAAAGAAATGAGCCATCAATTAGTACCCTGGAGGAATTGGCAAGGGCCTGTCGAATTAATAACAACGACTTACCTGGAAGTGGAGCCTTTCCGCCGGGAAATCGGCGCGGCAGAGGCTCGGGCGCTGGCTTTGGCACAAGCGCTGGAAGAAGTGGAAAGCCAACTGCCGGCCAATTGCCGGCCGGTGGACCGGAGTGAGCAGGTTGAGGAGGGGACTGGCGGTTCGGTGCGGGTGAAAGTTGTCGTGGAAGCCATCGAAGAAATTGCCCAGTTTCAACCTCTCACCTAG
- a CDS encoding ABC transporter permease subunit, with translation MTEKLKELLFKGWLLASTAAVLVTLVFIFGYIFKHGIPSVSLDFILSGPKGIPLGTEGGIFPAIAGSLALFVVACTFAGILALSTAVYLVFYCQSQRIEALAHMVIQCLAGIPSIVIGLFGYSLLVVNLNLGRSLLAAGITLGIMIFPFIEVRVEKTLREAGHHLIVSSYALGVSKTYTLFKLILPICLGDIVSAVTLAGGFAMGAAAPIILTGAVIFAPVPDSLLAPVMALPFHLYILTNEGVSLEKAYATALVLITLVFAINIVSVILTLRQREVR, from the coding sequence ATGACGGAAAAGTTGAAAGAACTTCTATTTAAAGGATGGCTGCTGGCCAGTACTGCCGCGGTTTTGGTAACTTTAGTGTTCATCTTCGGTTACATCTTCAAGCACGGTATTCCTTCCGTCAGCTTGGATTTTATCTTGTCCGGCCCCAAAGGCATCCCCTTGGGAACGGAAGGGGGCATTTTCCCGGCCATTGCCGGCAGCCTGGCTTTGTTTGTGGTGGCCTGTACCTTTGCCGGTATACTGGCCTTAAGTACGGCCGTTTACCTGGTTTTTTACTGCCAGTCCCAGCGCATTGAGGCCCTAGCTCACATGGTGATCCAATGCCTGGCGGGCATCCCTTCCATCGTAATCGGTCTCTTCGGCTACTCCTTGCTGGTGGTTAATCTCAACTTGGGCCGGTCCTTATTAGCAGCAGGTATCACCCTGGGCATTATGATCTTTCCCTTTATTGAAGTGCGGGTGGAAAAGACTTTGAGAGAAGCGGGGCATCACCTGATCGTTTCTTCTTATGCTTTGGGGGTTTCCAAAACCTACACCTTATTTAAACTCATCTTGCCTATCTGCCTGGGCGATATCGTCTCCGCCGTTACCCTGGCCGGGGGTTTTGCCATGGGAGCGGCGGCCCCCATCATCCTGACCGGCGCCGTCATCTTTGCGCCTGTTCCCGATTCCTTACTGGCCCCGGTAATGGCCCTGCCTTTTCACCTGTATATCCTGACCAATGAAGGCGTTTCCTTGGAAAAGGCCTATGCCACCGCACTGGTACTGATCACGCTGGTTTTTGCCATTAACATCGTTTCCGTTATTTTAACTCTGCGGCAAAGGGAAGTGAGGTAG
- a CDS encoding phosphate ABC transporter ATP-binding protein, with translation MKVLELRDLKAYYGDRQVLHGITMGIEKNTITAVIGPSGCGKSTLLLALNRMLGEYGGRAEGQILFKGKDLSSYPVEEVRRQIGIVFQKPAPFPMSIYKNLTYAPVYYGIKDKQRLKEIVETKLKVTGLYEEVKHNLHASALKLSGGQQQRLCIARALTVDPEVLLMDEPCSALDVRNTANIEQMLQTLARDYTIVIVTHNLAQAKRISHYTAFLLDGELVEYDRTEKIFSDPGDRRTREYIEGIYG, from the coding sequence ATGAAGGTCCTTGAACTACGTGACTTGAAGGCTTATTACGGCGACCGGCAGGTGCTGCACGGTATCACCATGGGCATTGAGAAGAATACCATTACCGCCGTCATCGGTCCCTCAGGTTGCGGCAAATCCACTTTACTGCTGGCCCTCAATAGGATGCTGGGAGAATACGGCGGCCGGGCGGAAGGGCAAATACTCTTCAAGGGAAAGGACCTGTCCTCTTATCCGGTGGAAGAAGTCAGGCGGCAGATCGGTATTGTCTTTCAAAAACCTGCCCCGTTCCCTATGTCCATTTACAAGAATCTCACCTACGCACCGGTCTATTACGGGATCAAGGATAAACAAAGACTGAAAGAAATCGTGGAAACGAAACTAAAGGTGACGGGACTGTACGAAGAGGTGAAACACAACTTGCACGCTTCCGCCCTCAAGCTGTCAGGAGGGCAGCAGCAGCGGCTCTGTATCGCCAGGGCCTTGACGGTGGACCCGGAAGTACTGCTTATGGATGAGCCGTGTTCAGCCCTGGATGTCCGGAACACGGCCAATATCGAACAAATGCTGCAAACACTGGCCCGGGATTACACCATCGTCATCGTCACCCACAATCTGGCCCAGGCGAAAAGGATCTCTCACTACACCGCCTTTCTACTGGACGGGGAGCTAGTTGAATACGACCGGACGGAAAAGATCTTTTCCGATCCCGGCGACCGGAGAACCAGGGAATACATCGAAGGCATCTACGGTTAA
- the floA gene encoding flotillin-like protein FloA (flotillin-like protein involved in membrane lipid rafts) — MKEVVVLLASLIILVLVLIGILFLFSFIPVGLWISALAAGVRIGIFTLVGMRLRRVPPHKIVGPLIKADKAGLDVSSDKLEAHYLAGGNVDRVVDALIAAARANIPLPFERAAAIDLAGRNVLEAVQMSVNPKVIETPVVSAVAKDGIEVKVMARVTVRANIDRLVGGAGEETIIARVGEGIVTTVGSSESHKQVLENPDAISKTVLEKGLDSGTAFEILSIDIADVDVGRNIGAQLQTDQAEADKRIAQAKAEERRAMAVAREQEMKAFVQEMRAKVVEAEAAVPLALADALRSGKIGVMDYYNLQNILADTQMREAISKMGGDKGETINGDHKIK; from the coding sequence CTGAAGGAGGTAGTTGTATTGTTAGCCAGTTTGATTATTCTTGTGCTTGTTCTCATCGGTATCCTATTCTTATTCAGCTTCATTCCGGTGGGACTGTGGATTTCCGCGCTGGCGGCCGGTGTAAGGATCGGCATTTTTACCCTGGTGGGAATGCGGCTGAGGCGCGTACCGCCCCATAAGATCGTGGGACCCCTGATTAAGGCCGATAAAGCGGGACTGGACGTGAGTTCCGATAAGCTGGAGGCCCATTACCTGGCCGGCGGTAACGTGGACCGGGTGGTGGATGCCTTGATTGCAGCGGCCCGGGCCAATATCCCCCTGCCGTTTGAAAGAGCCGCCGCCATTGACCTAGCCGGGCGGAACGTGCTGGAAGCGGTGCAGATGAGCGTGAATCCCAAGGTTATCGAAACCCCGGTGGTCTCGGCGGTGGCGAAAGACGGCATCGAAGTGAAGGTCATGGCCCGGGTGACCGTCCGGGCGAACATTGATCGCTTGGTAGGCGGCGCCGGCGAAGAGACCATCATCGCCAGGGTCGGCGAGGGGATCGTCACGACGGTGGGTTCCTCCGAAAGCCACAAGCAGGTATTGGAAAACCCGGATGCCATCTCCAAGACGGTCTTGGAGAAAGGATTGGACTCCGGTACGGCTTTTGAGATTCTTTCCATTGATATCGCAGACGTAGATGTGGGCAGGAATATCGGTGCCCAGCTGCAGACGGATCAGGCTGAAGCGGACAAGAGAATTGCCCAGGCCAAGGCGGAAGAAAGAAGAGCCATGGCGGTAGCTAGGGAACAGGAGATGAAGGCTTTCGTACAAGAAATGCGGGCCAAAGTGGTGGAAGCGGAGGCGGCAGTGCCCCTGGCGCTGGCCGATGCTTTGCGCTCAGGCAAAATCGGCGTCATGGATTACTATAACCTGCAGAATATCCTGGCCGATACCCAAATGCGGGAAGCCATCAGCAAAATGGGCGGGGACAAAGGTGAAACGATAAATGGCGATCATAAAATCAAGTAG
- the pstC gene encoding phosphate ABC transporter permease subunit PstC — MFKLWDRLWERVIKLLTLFSLLLLAFAIIFIFKESLVFFRQVSIIKFITGTTWNPLYSPENLSIGNIILGTLYVSLIALVMALPIGIGTGLLLAGYTGGQFSRLIRGVIDILASIPSVVYGFIGLLVLVKFLENRLSMSAGESVLAGGILLAVMVLPYVISTCQESMTRVYQLHAPYSHALGVPKSYFLRKVVLPESRRAILAGAILALGRAMGETMAVMMVIGNAPITPKLLGKCQTIPSLIALEMGMAAVGSLHYHALYAAGFVLMVLLLLINFMLYLVRKSIAG, encoded by the coding sequence ATGTTCAAGCTGTGGGACAGGCTTTGGGAAAGGGTCATCAAACTTCTGACCCTTTTTTCTTTATTACTGCTGGCCTTTGCCATTATCTTTATCTTTAAAGAAAGCCTGGTGTTCTTCCGGCAGGTATCAATCATCAAATTTATTACCGGCACCACTTGGAATCCCTTGTACTCCCCGGAAAACCTGTCTATCGGGAACATTATCCTGGGCACCCTGTACGTGTCTCTTATTGCCCTGGTGATGGCTTTACCCATCGGGATTGGCACCGGGCTCCTGCTGGCCGGCTATACCGGTGGGCAGTTCAGCAGGCTGATCCGGGGCGTCATCGACATCCTGGCCAGTATTCCTTCGGTAGTCTACGGTTTCATCGGCCTTTTAGTACTGGTCAAATTCCTGGAAAACCGCTTGTCCATGTCCGCCGGGGAATCGGTGCTGGCAGGGGGCATCCTGCTGGCGGTGATGGTACTGCCTTATGTCATTTCCACTTGCCAGGAATCGATGACACGGGTTTACCAACTTCACGCCCCTTATTCCCATGCCCTGGGCGTACCGAAGAGTTATTTCCTGAGAAAAGTAGTTCTGCCGGAAAGCAGGAGAGCTATCCTGGCCGGGGCCATCCTGGCGCTGGGACGAGCCATGGGTGAAACCATGGCAGTAATGATGGTCATCGGCAATGCTCCCATTACCCCTAAACTGCTGGGCAAATGCCAGACTATTCCCTCCCTCATTGCTTTAGAAATGGGCATGGCGGCCGTAGGAAGCCTCCACTATCATGCCCTGTACGCAGCCGGGTTTGTCTTAATGGTCTTGCTCCTCTTGATCAATTTCATGCTGTACCTGGTGAGAAAAAGCATAGCCGGTTGA
- a CDS encoding 16S rRNA (uracil(1498)-N(3))-methyltransferase, translating to MAHHFIVPPEQVGAGEVIITGSDLEHLVRVLRLKPGALFTVSDGCGSVYRCLLREITKDKAIGTIQEAGPGDSEPPIRLALLQGLPKGDKLELIIQKATELGVAEVFPIAMERSVVKLSRDKAENRVVRWQRIALEAAKQCRRNRAPVIHPVMTLAGALDVLPPETRVLVPWEDEKARGIRAVLNSPACKGAGSIALVIGPEGGMTGAEVQLAAERGAMSVSLGRRILRTETAAIAALALIMYELGDLGGRGIDG from the coding sequence ATGGCCCATCATTTCATCGTCCCTCCTGAACAGGTGGGAGCGGGAGAAGTGATCATCACCGGCAGCGACTTGGAGCACCTGGTCCGGGTGCTGCGGCTAAAGCCCGGCGCGTTATTCACGGTAAGCGACGGGTGCGGTTCCGTATACCGCTGCCTCTTGCGCGAAATAACTAAGGATAAGGCCATCGGCACGATCCAGGAAGCCGGCCCGGGTGATTCCGAACCTCCCATCCGGCTGGCGCTGCTGCAGGGCCTGCCGAAAGGGGATAAACTGGAACTCATTATTCAAAAAGCGACGGAACTAGGCGTGGCGGAAGTGTTTCCCATTGCCATGGAACGTTCCGTGGTTAAGTTGTCCCGGGATAAGGCAGAGAACAGGGTGGTCAGGTGGCAGCGGATCGCCTTGGAAGCAGCCAAGCAGTGCCGTCGTAATCGGGCACCGGTTATTCATCCAGTGATGACCCTGGCCGGTGCCCTTGATGTGCTGCCCCCGGAAACCCGGGTGCTGGTGCCCTGGGAGGATGAAAAGGCCAGGGGTATCCGGGCCGTCTTGAACTCCCCGGCCTGCAAAGGAGCGGGTAGCATTGCCCTGGTGATCGGGCCGGAGGGGGGCATGACCGGGGCGGAAGTGCAGCTGGCCGCGGAGCGGGGGGCGATGTCTGTGTCCCTGGGCCGGCGGATCCTCAGGACCGAAACCGCGGCCATCGCCGCTTTAGCTCTCATCATGTACGAATTAGGAGATCTGGGAGGCAGAGGGATTGACGGTTAA
- a CDS encoding nodulation protein NfeD: protein MKQKGVILLVLIALLLTVLPVGGAWGRGETVYVVPIEGTIEKGLTEMLRNALQEAGDAGASLIVLQIDTPGGFVDAAQNIEKLIQNQEIPVVAYVTGGALSAGALIAFSADQLYMAPGTTIGAAEPRIGTEKADEKTVSAWSARLAAQAARAAEENGRDPERAAELARAMVESDLEIPGVVEKGKLLTLTDKQAYEWGLSDGIVSSLNDLLAQKGFEQPVMVSYQASLAERLARWATSPYVMPVLLMLGIGGLIVEVFTVGFGVPGTIGVAALILYFGGSYITGMSGWEAILLFLLGIILLAVEVLLLPGFGAAGIAGIGALVISIIMAAPSLEQAVMSLVLSLLGTVAFLVLSIKFLPTRRVWQKLVLAVKQQNESGYVAPEVSLQRLLGAEGVTLTVLRPAGTAEINGERVDVVAEGSYISSQTPIKVVKVEGTRVVVREKKEE, encoded by the coding sequence ATGAAGCAAAAAGGGGTTATATTGCTTGTACTAATCGCATTGCTTTTGACGGTGCTCCCGGTAGGAGGCGCCTGGGGCAGGGGAGAAACAGTTTATGTGGTACCGATCGAAGGAACCATCGAAAAAGGCTTGACGGAGATGCTGAGAAACGCCCTCCAGGAAGCCGGGGATGCCGGGGCAAGTTTAATCGTATTACAAATCGACACCCCTGGCGGATTTGTGGATGCCGCCCAAAACATCGAAAAACTGATCCAAAACCAGGAAATCCCTGTGGTTGCTTATGTTACCGGCGGTGCCCTGTCGGCAGGAGCCTTGATTGCTTTCAGTGCCGACCAGTTATATATGGCTCCGGGAACGACCATCGGGGCGGCGGAACCCAGGATTGGGACCGAAAAAGCCGATGAAAAAACCGTTTCCGCCTGGTCCGCGCGGCTGGCCGCCCAGGCAGCACGGGCGGCGGAGGAGAACGGCCGGGATCCGGAACGGGCGGCGGAATTGGCCCGGGCCATGGTGGAGTCGGATTTGGAAATTCCCGGTGTAGTGGAGAAAGGAAAGCTGCTTACGTTGACGGATAAGCAGGCTTATGAGTGGGGCCTCAGTGACGGTATCGTCTCGTCCTTAAATGACCTGCTCGCCCAAAAAGGGTTTGAGCAGCCGGTAATGGTCAGTTACCAGGCCAGTTTGGCGGAACGGCTGGCCAGGTGGGCTACCAGTCCTTATGTGATGCCGGTCCTGCTCATGCTCGGGATTGGCGGGTTGATTGTGGAGGTTTTCACCGTGGGCTTCGGTGTCCCGGGCACCATCGGGGTGGCTGCTTTAATCTTGTACTTCGGCGGCAGCTACATCACCGGGATGTCCGGCTGGGAGGCAATTCTTTTGTTCCTCCTGGGTATAATTCTACTAGCGGTGGAAGTATTATTGCTGCCGGGCTTCGGAGCGGCCGGTATCGCCGGGATCGGTGCTCTGGTCATCAGCATCATCATGGCGGCACCGAGCCTGGAGCAGGCCGTGATGTCCCTGGTGCTGTCCCTTTTAGGTACTGTTGCTTTTCTGGTGTTGAGTATCAAATTCCTGCCTACCCGCCGCGTTTGGCAAAAGCTGGTTCTGGCGGTGAAGCAGCAAAATGAAAGCGGGTATGTGGCACCGGAAGTCTCCCTCCAGCGCTTGCTCGGTGCGGAAGGGGTGACCCTGACGGTATTGAGGCCGGCGGGAACGGCGGAAATCAACGGGGAAAGGGTTGACGTAGTGGCGGAAGGGAGCTATATTTCCAGCCAAACCCCCATCAAGGTGGTGAAAGTGGAAGGTACCAGGGTGGTCGTCCGGGAGAAAAAAGAAGAGTAA
- the mtaB gene encoding tRNA (N(6)-L-threonylcarbamoyladenosine(37)-C(2))-methylthiotransferase MtaB: MTVKRVAIHTLGCKVNQNEAEAMAGLFREAGYQVVDFDGEADVYVIHTCTVTHLGDRKSRQVIRRAVRQNPEAVVVVSGCYAQVAPGEVMEIPGVDLVIGTQHRARIVELAEQVMRERQPLNAVQDILRVQEFEELPVAETGRVRAFMKIQEGCQNFCTYCIIPFARGPVRSRRPEKVLEEAQRLVNNGYKEIVLTGICTGAYGRDLGEGIDLNRLLLRLKEIPGLLRIRISSLDPNDFTPDLIDTLTGDPVFCPHLHISLQSGNDKVLKDMRRQYTTAYFARLLQALRSRRPRIAVTTDIMVGFPGETEAEHESSLAFVEKMELAGLHVFKYSQRKGTKAYHFPGQVPYQVKEKRSHDFLALDKKLRDAYARSFLGETLAVLVETGVDGGCWEGHTGNYLKVRFPAAADLRGQMVQVRLEEAVEDFIMGSLV; the protein is encoded by the coding sequence TTGACGGTTAAGCGAGTGGCTATTCACACCCTAGGGTGTAAAGTAAACCAAAACGAGGCCGAGGCCATGGCCGGGCTTTTCCGGGAAGCCGGCTACCAGGTGGTGGATTTTGACGGGGAAGCGGATGTGTACGTGATCCATACCTGCACCGTGACGCACCTGGGAGACCGCAAGTCCCGGCAGGTAATTCGCCGGGCGGTGCGGCAAAACCCGGAAGCGGTGGTCGTGGTTTCGGGCTGCTATGCCCAGGTGGCCCCCGGCGAGGTGATGGAGATCCCCGGGGTTGACCTGGTGATCGGTACCCAGCACCGGGCCAGGATTGTGGAATTAGCGGAACAAGTCATGCGGGAACGGCAGCCGCTGAACGCCGTCCAGGATATTTTGAGAGTGCAAGAATTTGAGGAGCTGCCCGTGGCGGAAACCGGCCGGGTGCGGGCCTTCATGAAGATCCAGGAAGGCTGCCAGAACTTCTGCACCTACTGCATTATTCCCTTTGCCAGGGGTCCCGTGCGCAGCCGCCGGCCCGAAAAAGTCTTAGAAGAGGCTCAGCGCCTGGTTAACAACGGTTACAAAGAAATTGTGCTGACCGGCATTTGCACCGGAGCCTACGGCCGGGATTTGGGTGAGGGGATTGATCTCAACCGTCTCCTTTTACGGCTAAAGGAAATACCGGGGCTGTTGCGGATCCGGATTAGTTCCCTGGATCCCAATGATTTTACCCCGGATTTAATCGATACCCTAACCGGTGACCCCGTGTTTTGTCCCCACCTGCATATTTCGCTGCAAAGCGGCAATGATAAGGTTCTGAAGGACATGCGGCGGCAGTACACCACCGCCTATTTTGCCCGTTTGCTGCAGGCCTTGCGGTCCAGGCGCCCGCGGATAGCCGTCACCACCGACATCATGGTAGGTTTCCCCGGGGAAACGGAGGCGGAGCACGAAAGTTCCCTGGCCTTTGTGGAGAAGATGGAGCTGGCCGGGTTGCATGTATTCAAGTATTCCCAGCGCAAGGGCACCAAGGCTTATCATTTTCCCGGGCAAGTTCCTTACCAGGTGAAAGAAAAAAGAAGTCATGATTTCCTGGCCCTGGATAAGAAACTCAGGGACGCATATGCTAGATCTTTCTTAGGAGAGACCCTGGCGGTACTGGTGGAAACAGGTGTGGACGGGGGATGCTGGGAAGGGCATACCGGGAATTACCTCAAAGTGCGTTTTCCCGCCGCGGCGGACTTGCGGGGACAAATGGTGCAGGTCCGGTTGGAGGAAGCGGTGGAGGACTTTATTATGGGAAGTTTAGTCTAA